The window CAGGTTTTTTATTGCGTGGCGATTCCGGAATAAAAAATGCCAGAATATCCTTATCCTCAAAAGAAAACAGCTCCTCTTCACATGTGATAACATGATTGAATTTCGTCCTGGATCTCAGCACACCTAAAAAATCATTCTGAACAGAATCTACATCCAAAACTCCGACAGGCTCAAGACTGCCATTTTCGTCCTTAATCCCAAATATTATCCATCCGCCTTTTGTATTTGCAAAAGCTGAAACTGTTTTATATGTCTCAGCCGGCACTCCCCTTTGCCCTTTTTTGAATTCAAGATCATTCCATTCATGCTTGCCAAGCAGTGCAATAATATTATCTCTCTCCATTAATTCACTCCAGAACAAACCTGACCTTTGACCTGTCCTGCCCCTTGATTTTGTCATCAATAAAATCATTAAAGACTTTCTTTAACTCATCAGGAGTTGCAGCGCCGCCTGATTTTTTAAGAGCACTAAATACTTCATTAGATGTTATGTTAATTCCCTTAAGACCTGATAAAATTCTGTCAACTGTCCCTGTAAATTCACTGTCAACGTGATTTGGAAGAATGCCTGTTGAAATAAAGTCTTCAACTGCTTCTGCTTCATCGGCATTTAACAATTTTACAGCCTTCAGTGACATTGGATCTTTAAGGTTTGTATGAAGAATTGCTGTCCACTGTTCTAGGATATTATCTAAGTCCTCATCAAGACTATCCAGAATAATTCCTGAGGAGATATTTCCAAATTCAGATTTTGCTTCAACAGACGGCCTGAAACCACAGTGAGGGCATACCGGATTTTTATCCAGATCTTCTTTTAATAACTCATAGCATGTATTAAGACTGCCAAGCTTATCCCTGAAATCCTTAATCTCCTTTTTTGGAATTAGAGATATAACAGAAAGGGCATCTGCAGTTTTTAATCTGCTGTCATTTATCAGTGCATTCTTTCTTCCATCCTCATTCATTCCAAGCCTGGCACTTGAATGCAGCTTTATGTAGATATTGATGTAATTTTCCTTTAATTTATTAAGCTCAGATGATAACTCCGAAGCATATCTTTTCAACTCTTCCGGTTTCATACTGCGAATATCATTAATAACCCGTGATTTAACGGAATCAGCAGTTTCTATCCATGTATTATCGTAAGGCAGAATTTCTTTTGCTGTAGTTAACCATCCGCAGATCTGCCCGAATTTACTGATATAATCAATATAATTCTTTAATTCAGAAACAACTCTGTATTTACTGCTTATATCAGATATATCGGAGACACTGTACTTAAAATTCTTAAAAGAGCCTGGAGTCTTGTAGTTTTGTACAGATTCAAAGAAATTCTTTGCCGCATCTAGAGCAGCAATCTTCTCTTCAAGGATTGTTTTTGATATTAAATCTTCACCCCATAGAGTAATTCCCATTGAAGTATTCTGCTTGATTTCAAGTATCTCCTTTATCCTTTCAGAAGCTTTAACCTGAATATCTGCAACTACATCATCTTTGCCCTGTGATAAAAGCTGTCCCTTTCCCGAAGGCAGGTCGAAAAGTTCACAAAGTGATTTTAATACAGGCAGATTCCATTCTTTTGGAGGTTCAATATGTTTAAAGTTGATGAGATCCTCAACAGAAACCGAGGCCAGCTTATCAACCGAAGTTGAATCAAATTTCTGGCCGGGAATTGCCAAAACTCCGTCACCTGAATAGACAATTGCAGAGAGCAGAACAACAACCCATTCTGGTTCAAGCCTTGCCCCTTCAGGGTCCATATACTCAAGACCCAAATCATCATTTAGAATTTCATTGCGGTTTAATACCTGTCCGGCTCCTTTCTCTCTCATCAGATTAAGAATAAATTGTACATATCGGGATCTTTCAGGAGCAAGTCTTTCACCATCAAGAAGTTCAAGTGCGTCTGAAACTGCAATAGCTTGCTTGGTCCTGGACTGGTTTGCAATAAGCCGCAAGGCATCTTTTGCAGCCTGTTTTCTACTGTCATTGCGGACCATTACTGAAAAGACAGGGTAGTCAGGAGCTATATCTGAAAAATGCGGTTCAAGACATGTTCCTGCTACAGTATTAATCAGGTCGCGGAAATTGACAATTTTCTCTGAACCTCCTGTGGAGAAATCCTTTAGTGACCTGTTGGATTTCCATTCAACCAGCGATTTTGTTTCACCCTGATATGTTATTTCATAAGCTGAGTACAGATTTTTTGAAAGCCAGCTAACTAGTTTTCGCAGATTCTCTTCTGCTTTTGAATGATATGTTGATTTAGCTGATCCTGAGGATGTTCCTGCAAGTTCACCTGCACCTGCGTATTTTTTTAAAGCTAACAGAAATTCAGTATCAGGATTTTTCAGCCTGAAAAATACCTCATCTGATTTCTTTTCATCCTTAAATTTAGGAGGATCATAAGGTTGGATGAAATAAAGATAAAAATCACGTTCCGGAACTGTTGTTGAACGCTCATTTGGAACACCAAAGAAAAGATATCCCATTCTTGATGCACGTTTTTCATGCCATTCAAGCTCATATTCCCATATATTAAAACCGGTACGATAAGTCTGGGTTGAACATTCCATCAGCTGACTTAATGCAGAAGCGTAATACCTGTCAAGAATATTGTCATCAAGAGTCTCAGCTTTCTTTTCAATTATGGCATCATAATCTTCGGTCTTTTTTAAATCCAGATAAAATTGCCGGTTATCTGGATTTGAAGAGATAAACTGACCGTTTACGGTCTTATGAATCTCTCTTAAAACAGTTTCAACGTGTGATAAAAGATCATCGGCGGGATCTCCTCCAAGTTGTGCTATATTACTATCATAAAGGCAAAGACTGTCCCTTAACTCTTCGGGAGTTGCCCCAACTTTTGCATAAATATCACCCGTTGTAAGTCTGTGGACAGAAAGTCCGGCTATAATCCGAAGGGCAATTGGCTTATATAGGGGTTTAGTAAATGCCTGTTCAATCCTCGTTTTAAGGACATCACTACAGTCAATAACTTCTCTTACTTCAGGAATTGTTCTTATTGATGAATTATCCGTAAGAACTTTCCAGTAAGAATCATATGCAATAAGACCTGGCCTGTCATCAGGTAGAGAATCTTCAAGAATATTTCGCATACTCAATGACAGAGTCTTTAATACCTCTCTTTTTTCTACAATAGTCACATGTTCAAATGTATTGATATAATCCGGGTGAACAGGAAAAAGGCTAACAAAATCATCCATCCTTTCATTCATATCACTATAATACATAGCAAAAGGAGAGAGATATTCCCTGATTTTCTGCATCTGATCGGCATTTTTCTTTAAAAGACGATTGGATACAACATATTTTACATCATTTCTGGCAATATGGACCTGTTCAAAGCGATCTTTTACTCTTAAAAGACTGTTCGCAACAAAAGAGAAGCGATCATTATCAAAAATAGCCTCTTGCAGTCCTGCAATAAACCTGAACCTGAGTGACTTTGTTATTTCACCTATCTCACGTAAAAAATTTAGATCCAGAATAAGTGCCTGTTCTTTTCTTGTTCGCAGATAATCGAGCAATTCATCCACAACAAGCAGCAGACCTTTATCAGGATACTTCTGGTGGAAAAGAGACATCATCTCTTCAAAAGAACTGATATGATTTGGAATTGTATTTGCAGGGGGGAATGAATAATTTATACCATAATTTCTTAATTTCTCTTCAAGTTCGCCCGTAATTATGTCACGAAGTGACATTTCAGATGCCCCTATTTCACTTCTGATTGCAATGAATTTTCCTGCAATACTTTTTGCGGACTCTGAAATATCCTTGTTTGACAATTCTTCAAGTAATGTTTCATCCTCGGCTATTGATGAAATAACAGACATCAGGTGAGACTTACCTGTACCATAATTTCCAACAATAAAAATACCTTTATTGTCACAGGGAGAACCAAACTGAACCTGTGGAAAAACAAGAGATGTTAATCTTTCAGACATCTCACCAGAGATAACATAATCTCTGACTAACTGAATTGCGGTAGATTTTTTTTCAGAATCAACAAGTTTTATTACTGACTCGATTGGTTGAAAATTAATTAAATCCTTATACTTCATTCCCATATTCCCCAAAATAATATAATTTACCTTTTAATTCTTATCCATAGTAAATTTGATCAAACCGTCTGCATTATATTTCCGGTATTCAGGATGTCCGGACTTACCATAGATTAATGAGTTGTCTTCAATGATGCCATTCCAGGTTGCAACTATACAATAATTTCTTGCCAACTCCTGAAGAAGCTTAAGCGGATCTATTTTTAATTCTGTATCAAAAAGAATTTCAGAATTGTCCAGAAGAATAACATCTTCTGACTCACAGTTTTGTTTTATAATGTCATAGAGAGTTTTTGATGCATTTAGCATTCTCTGCCGTTTTGACATATCAAGAAGAAGTTTTGATAATTCCAAATTAACATTAAGAATTGATGAACCTGTTTCCTGGCCGATTTTTCTTAAAAGATCTGTTTTTCCACTATCAGATGGTCCTATTATCAGTATTAATCGGTTATATTGGGTTCTGGACCTTTCAATTTCCTGAATAATTTTATTTTTCATAAATAAATTCACCATCTAATCAAAATCAACTATAAAAATTATGTATTGAAACATAATTGCCAGTACATAGTAGATTATGTGAATCTCTAATAAATAACCTGCAGTGAAATCCATAAATATTCACAACAATACCCTTATCATGGAAAAAGTCTGTGATATCTGCGGATTTAAAAACCTGGAAGATGCCTGTTTTTGTGGCGGATGCGGAGTTGATCTAAGGGAAAATGATGAATCTCCTAAATCTACGACTCAAAAGAAAAAAACAAGTCCTCCAAAGAAAGAGAAAGTAGATGATCAGGAGAATAATCAACAGGATAAAATTATAAAATGGTGTCAAATTTATTCAGCTATGACTTTTCATGAGCTGACGCTTCCGTTATTTCTGGCATTAATTATTCAATTTGTTAATGGAGATAAGTATCTAGGTTTTTGCAATTGTAGTGCATGTAATTCGGGATATAGGCAAATACAAACAGATTACATAAATCTAACTGAAAATAAAAATTTGAAATATAACAGTAGGGAAATTGTTAGCAGGTTTCATGATGATGATATCTCACAATTCTTTTTTGATTTATCAAAACTTTGTAAAAGTAAAAAACCACAAAAAGAAGATTATCAGGTAAATCAGTCGGAAAAAACTACAAAATTAAGTGATAAGATTTCAATTGATATTGATAAGATTGTACTTGAAAATCTATTGCTTAAAGTCCTCTCAAGTGAGAATGGACAGGAATTATTAAAGAAATCCCTGAAATAATCTTTAAAATGCTTTTTCTTCTGATTAATATTAAATTCCTTCATTAATGATAACAAACCAACAGGAAAAATTCATCCCATAACACACCAATCCCTAAAACAATGAGCTTTGATAATTATTTTAAAACAATATCTAAAATGAATAAATCTAATGCATGCCCGGATGAATGTGAATTCAAAAGGCTCTCTGCCATCCCTGCAGTCTGGGTTCCTCCGCCACAGAATAACCCTTTTATTGGAATGATAATATCCAGAGATCCAACCACAGCGTTTATTCCATACTACAATGATGCAAAATCAAAGAGCTTCTTATCGTGGAGGGAGGATCTTTTTAATTCAAATGCCATCCCTGATTGGATATATATGCGTATTGAATATTTCAACAGGAAATATATGGAAAATTTACTCTCAAATGATGAACTGGCGAATTTTAGGAAGGCCCTTTTTCAGTCCGTTTACTGGACACACCTCCATAAATGCTGTACAGAGAAACTTGCAAAGGTATCACCTAAATTTAATCCGAAAAACGCAGGATACTGTGCAGACTGGTGGCTACATTCAGAGATTGAATCGGCTGCTTCTGATAACATTCGGTTTATCATAACGCTTGGAAAAGATGTAGAGCGATGGTTTGAGAAGAGTGGTAATAGTATTCTTGAAAACAAAAGCATTCACCTGTATCATCTTCCTCATCCGTCTAGAGCGAATATGGCGTCATGGTCTCCCAAAGATGAACAGGCAAAAAGAATACTCAAAGAGAAAATAGAAAATCTTGTTTTTGAGTGTCAAAAAATTCAATAATGTCGCAGGAATAACGCGCCATCAGAATTCCCAATATTTAATCACAGATTCTATGACATGATTAAATTTATGCTGATTAGAATCCACAATGTAATTAAAATAACAATAAATTACTAATTATTTTGTAAAAGAGCTTTGAACCTTGCGTATTGATGCTGATATGGGGATTCGAACCCCAGTCGCAGGAGTGAGAGTCCTGCATGATTGGCCGGCTACACTATATCAGCAGAAAAGTGCCAGATTATATTTACAGGAAAAGGATTTAAACATAATTGTTTGGCATCACAAAAGAACTGAAAAAACCCGAAAAATTATCATGCCACAGTAAAAATCCAGATAAAAATACGGGACTACTCTTCTAAATACCGGATACAGGACTGGCTATTTCAAAACAGAACCAGAAACCGGAGACGAAATAAAAAAAATATTTTAGGGTTTTTTCTTTATACAAGGTGCAGGAGCGGATGGGTATCCACCTGGGGTTCGAGACCGAACTCCTTTCCGGCTTCAGCAAGAACGATATCAGAGAATGCAATAGCAGTCGCTGCCGCCTCACAGTTCTCGATAGGTCCGTACATAATCAGGTCGGCACCAAGAGTTGCCGCCATGATGTTGCATCCGATATCAGGTGAAGACCATGCAGCCTGCCTGATACCTTCAATTCCGCCGAAGTAGTGGTGGGACATCTGTTCAAGGAGAAGGTCCTTGCCTTCATACTGCTCGTAGAGTGTCTTCTTTCTCCAGCGCTTGAGCCATGGCCATGAAACGGTCATGTTGTGGTATGCACCGCCTGTTGGCAGACCGTGAATTGCTTTGCATGCAAGGATCTCACGGTATGCACCGCCTGAACCAAGACCAAGAGGTGTTGCTGCCGTATCCAGAATAATACGATTGATTCCACAATCCTCTGCAATTGAGATCATCGATTTTTCCTGTCCAGCAACGCCACCCTCAGTCAATACCTGCTCTCTTCCGCGAACCGTAGGGTCACCCGGGTTGAATGCGAGAACAATAGCCGCATCAACATCACTCTTCTTTAATGCCTCAATGTTTTCGGGCAGAATAGAGCCATTAATAGAATTGTAGATTGCACGATCCGCAAGACCTACCTCGGTAACATACTCACACGCATGTACAAGTGCGGCAGGGTTCGAGGAATCCATAAGGAACGCTGACTTGTTGTCTATAGAGTCAAACCACTGGAAGTAGCTCTCAAACGCTTCACCTGTCTCAGAGATGATCTGGCAAAAGTGTGGATTTCCAGTAATGTCTGAAAGTTCAAGACACCTGTTCCAGAGCGCCTCTGCTCTGTCCTTGTCAATTACGCCCTTCTCATCATCTATAACAGTCTCATGCTTGTTGTAGAAGATTGAAGCGCTAAGCACCCTCGGGTATTCCCCGGGCTGCCCACCAATCTTGGTACCGTTGAAATCATGTACCGTTTGCTCTTTTTCAAATTTGAACATATTTGTCACTCCTCCTTAAATCATTGCCATAAGTTTCGGGAGTAATACCAGCAACATCATGAATACAATAATGCCTGCTGTAAGACCGTAAAGAATACCGATATCACGGCCAATTTTACGTCCTGCACGCTGGGCAATTTCAGCATCTGCAAATTCAAGCTTCTTTTCGATTTCGTTGAGGCGTGCCTCAATCTCAAGGAACTGCGGATTTGCGGTTGCAACAACGGCGCCTCCGTCTGCATCTCCGGACTCTTTGACCTCAACTATCATCGGTTCAGCGTCAAAGGCTCCGGGATCACGGGCCGAGAGTTCATCGATTTTGGCTTTGATTGTACCAAGATCCTCGGTTTCCATGATATCAACCACTTCAACCTGATCCTGGAAACGCCCGATTGCATCTGCTGTAAGATTCTCAATGAATGGAATTGCACCCTGTGCCCCGACAATCTTTCCGCCCTCAACACCACCTGTGTGAAGGGCCTTTAAGCACTGACCGGAGAGGTGACCCTTTACCTCCGTTCCGCATGTGACAAGGAAACGGATGTTCGGGTTTGCGATAACATTTGCAACAATTTTCTCCAGACCGAGGTTTTCTGTTTTGCAGGAGCCGCACATGGCAGCGCCCGCATCACAAACGGCCTGTTCGTCAAGGTGTGAACCCATCGTAACGACAACAACAGAACTGTTGGTATCACCCGTGTGGTAGTCACCCTGTATTTTTGGCCATCCGGACGCCGGTGATTTCTTGTCGGCCATCTTCAGACGCCTCCCATCAGAAACACCGGTACAAGAACCAGAAGAAGCGACAGTATAAGACCTATAGCAAATCCTGTAATGCCTGCTCCCATTATGCCGGACTCAAGCTTGTTTGTCCTGGCCATAATCTGACCCTTGTAGCGCATATCCTCGATCATGTCATCAATTGCTGCCATCCTGATAATTGCCGGACCTGATTTCTCTTCATCTGACATTTATATCACCCCATTAGCATGAAGCCAAGTATGACAAAAGACACGATCAGACCGATCATGAGTCCTTCAACTTTTCCTGAGTATACACCTGCCGAGAAGCGGTCACGGTAGCCGATATCTGTAATCATCATCTGAATTGTCTTCATCCTTGCGTGGATAAGAGCAAGTTCAGCTGACATCGGCACTTCCTCGCCTTCCGACTCGCCGGCATCGTCGCCGCCTTCCTTAACCTCGACAACCATGGCGTCGCCCTCAAACGCACCCGGATCGCGGGCTGTGAGCTCATCGATTTTGGCTTTGATTGTGCCCAGATCCTCGGTCTCCATAATGTCGACCATTTCGATCTGGTCCTGGAAACGCTTGATTACTTCAGGTGTAAGATTTTCGATGAACGGAATTGCACCAGTTGCTCCGACAATCTTTCCGCCCTCAACACCGTTTGCATGAAGGGCTTTTAAGCACTGACCGGAGAGGTGACCCTTTACCTCCGTTCCGCATGTGACAAGAAAACGGATGTTCGGGTTTGCAACAACGTTTGCGACTATTTTTTCAAGACCCAGGTTTTCAGTCTTACAGGAACCGCACATTGCAGCGCCTGCATCACAGACTGCCTGTTCGTCAAGGTGTGAACCCATTGTTACAACGACAACAGGACTGTTGGCATCGCCCGCGTGGTAGTCACCCTGTATTTTTGGCCATCCTGAGGCCGGAGATTTTTTATCTGCCATTTACAACACCTCAAAGCAGCGCAAAGGCTATCAACCCCGCGACGATTAATCCGACAGCTATACCATACCACATTGCAGTGACGCTTCCCGCATATACAAGGGACTTCTCCCTGTGCGGAAACGATGAAAGGAAGCTTCCTTCGCCCGAGAGCATTCCGACGATATCATCGGTTATATTCTCAAGCTCTCCGACCTGATCGATAACGGGAGCCAGCGAAACTCCGGCTGTTGTGACAACACCGACCATCGGGTCTGCAACAAGACCGAATTCCGGAAGCACTTGAATGTATCCCATAATCAGGCCTCCTCCTTCTCAAGAATAGGCTTGGCATCAAGCCACATGTATGCATCACGCTTTGACATCTCAAGGTATTTGTAGTAAGTGTAGACCCATCCGATTACAGAAACAGCAAACGAAACGATTGCCGAGCCCATACCAATGAATGCAAATGATATGATTGAAACTGTAATCATGCTCAAAAATCCGCACTCTGCTGCAAGCATAAGTGTCCTGTCCTGGGATTCGTTAGGTCCGAGACATGCATTGAAAGCGTGCTGGACACCAATTGCTCCAAGCATGAAAATAGCTGCTATAACACCGCCGCCCAGAAGGGACGCCTGGTAGTTTGCAACTGTTATACCGAAGAATGCCACCTGACCGGATGCAAGGTCTGCAAAAACAAAGCTTCCTGTAGCCATCGCGGAGAGACCGAGAATTGTGACTGCTCCTACGATACAGAGCTCTGCAATCGATGAGACCATTACCGGAATGCTCATGTTTACTATATTATTTGCAATGTATCCGAGAATCGCCCCGAGAATCCCTGCAATTACCACACAGCCTATAGGGATTACAAGCGCTGAGGATATAATTCCCATTGAGCTGAGCTTTGTCGCAAAGATCATTGCAACGAGACCTGAACCAAGTGCAATCATACCTGCCGACGGAACACCTGTACCAAGACCATAGCTGCACAGGTGTTTGATTGTATCAGTACCCCACCACAGGGCGAATACCGCTGCAAGACCACCAAAGAACGAGAATACCTCGGTGCCGGTTAATGCGTTCAGGTACGTAAGATACATGCAGACTACTGCACCAACGAGGCCTATTGCCAGCACTTTGTTGTGCGACATCCCGCCTTCAGAAGCTGTAATTTGTACTGTCATATCTAAAACACCTCACACCACCAGCATAACGGCAAGCAGACCGCATACAGCGGATGCAATTGCACAGCCGATTACTGCCCTAGGGAATCTCTTAAACTTCGGGTCGTGCGGACCTTCGATAGTTCCTGTAATATTGTATGCTGCAATAACAGCGTTGACAAGGAAAAGACCTACTGCAAAAATGCCTGCAAGTCCTACCGCAAGAGGAACAATCTGGTCAATAGAGCCGCCCATTAACTGCGGAAGTGAAGCCTCGTAAACTCCGAGAAGCTCAAGGTAAATGAGAGTTCCTCCAAGACCGCCGAGAAGACCGCCTATTACACCGCCGACATATGAGACAAACGGAAGACCGTGTCCTTCTGTACCCTGTGACTTGTACGCTTCAAATGTATCGCCTGTAATAGGATCTTTTGCAACCTTTCCGGATGCTGCCGGAATACCCATTGCATAAACGTATACAACATTTACCATAAGACAGGTGATTGCCATCATGAGTGCACCGCCGATTGCTCCTCCTGCGAGAGCGACGCCAAAGCCGAGCTCTGCCGCCCAGGCTCCGCCGAAGAGACCGGCAAGACCTGCACCCGCTGCAAGCATTGTAACACCTGTAGCAATACCGGGTGACTGTCCCATAGCTGCCGGAGCTCCTCCGACAGGAACAAAGTGAACACCGAATCCTATCAGGACACCGCCTATAATAACGCCGATAAGCGCCATGAAAGCCATGCCCGGAGCAAGGAAGTACACCGCCGCAAGAGCGACAACAAGAATAACAAGACCCACAACAACTGCTACAGGTTTCATCCCCTGTCCTCCGCCTGAGCCTGATCCGAGAGCGGTCATGATGATACCTCCTCTTTCTTCTCTTCAGTGTACGGGCCGTATGTTCTGCGTGCCCATTTCTCTACCATTCTGTCAATTATCATGAAGATAAGAATCAGTACAATACCGGCGATTACTGCACCCCAGCCTGCTGCGAAACCTTCGAAGAAGATTGTACGCCACAGTTCAAGGAATACAATAAGACCGAAACAGACACCTGATGCGGGTCCACCCATCTTTGATGTGAACCATCCGTTGTCAAGTGAACTGCGCTGACCTGCCTCTGCATACCGGACGATGTTACCGGATGCCGAGATAGGTACACCAGCACCGAACTTCTGCGACTGGTACTGGCGCTCCTTTCCATAGAACGGGTTGCCTGTTGCAGAACCTGCTGCTCCGAGAGCAATACCCCATACCAGACCCAGAAGGGGGAGCGGGAAAGGATGTCTGAGTGCGTTTACCATAAGGAAACACATTGACACACATGTGAATATCGCAATAAACGCATGTGCCATGGTCACAGTCGTAACCGATTTGATTAAATCGATATAGACCGGCTGTCCGAATTTAGCCAGACTTGCAGTCCTGCCCAGATAAGCTGTGGTTGCATAAATACCCTGTACAAACACAGCGATAGCCGAACCTAAGACTATAGCAAGAACCGGATTGTAGTTAATCGCCATCAGCGCCCATGCAAGACCTGCTCCTAACGCACACCATAGTCCGTATGCTGGGGGTTCACCGGATATAGCTTTGCTGTAAATACGGTGAATATATCCCATTTGCGGGGCCAGCTGAACCTGTGAATTCGGGTCACCCTGTGATCCTATATCAGATTCAGTATCCTCCGCAGCACCGGACACAGTGGCAAGAGCGCCCGCAACAGCGCTTATACCGATGCCAAATAGTAACTCTTCCATTAAGGCATCCTCCTGTGTGCTACATGCACCAGAGATACACGTTTACACGAAACCCTTTTTGGATTCAAAATTAAGTCGTTTAGTAGTTTATTAAAGCTTTCGAAAGGATTGTCTTGAAAAAAAACGGATAAACTGCCCCAAATGGAAATTAATCATATTTACCCGCATTATTTTGAGATAAGAAAAAAAATATTGTATAGATCTTACCTTGCAGGTATGATCAGCGAGCGCTCTCCGGCAGGCATAAATTCGCGGATTGCTCCCTTTGCAAACTCACGGCGTGGCTCTGCAAAGTCGAATTTAAGTGACGGATCTGCGAAGGTTATCTTGACGAGCGGGTTGAAGCAGAATGCATCGCCGCGGCCGTAGTGGGCTGCACCGACGATAGCTGCATATTCTCCCTGGTGTCCTACGTTCATTGCGTAGTTCGGGTAGTTAGGTCCACGGAGTTCTCCCATCAGACCGCGGTCAGGCTCCATTGACAGGGAGTTTGCTGAACCACACTGGTCCTG of the Methanomicrobium sp. W14 genome contains:
- the mtrC gene encoding tetrahydromethanopterin S-methyltransferase subunit MtrC, which produces MTVQITASEGGMSHNKVLAIGLVGAVVCMYLTYLNALTGTEVFSFFGGLAAVFALWWGTDTIKHLCSYGLGTGVPSAGMIALGSGLVAMIFATKLSSMGIISSALVIPIGCVVIAGILGAILGYIANNIVNMSIPVMVSSIAELCIVGAVTILGLSAMATGSFVFADLASGQVAFFGITVANYQASLLGGGVIAAIFMLGAIGVQHAFNACLGPNESQDRTLMLAAECGFLSMITVSIISFAFIGMGSAIVSFAVSVIGWVYTYYKYLEMSKRDAYMWLDAKPILEKEEA
- the mtrD gene encoding tetrahydromethanopterin S-methyltransferase subunit D; this translates as MTALGSGSGGGQGMKPVAVVVGLVILVVALAAVYFLAPGMAFMALIGVIIGGVLIGFGVHFVPVGGAPAAMGQSPGIATGVTMLAAGAGLAGLFGGAWAAELGFGVALAGGAIGGALMMAITCLMVNVVYVYAMGIPAASGKVAKDPITGDTFEAYKSQGTEGHGLPFVSYVGGVIGGLLGGLGGTLIYLELLGVYEASLPQLMGGSIDQIVPLAVGLAGIFAVGLFLVNAVIAAYNITGTIEGPHDPKFKRFPRAVIGCAIASAVCGLLAVMLVV
- the mtrE gene encoding tetrahydromethanopterin S-methyltransferase subunit E, yielding MEELLFGIGISAVAGALATVSGAAEDTESDIGSQGDPNSQVQLAPQMGYIHRIYSKAISGEPPAYGLWCALGAGLAWALMAINYNPVLAIVLGSAIAVFVQGIYATTAYLGRTASLAKFGQPVYIDLIKSVTTVTMAHAFIAIFTCVSMCFLMVNALRHPFPLPLLGLVWGIALGAAGSATGNPFYGKERQYQSQKFGAGVPISASGNIVRYAEAGQRSSLDNGWFTSKMGGPASGVCFGLIVFLELWRTIFFEGFAAGWGAVIAGIVLILIFMIIDRMVEKWARRTYGPYTEEKKEEVSS